In a genomic window of Flavobacterium sp. KACC 22761:
- a CDS encoding radical SAM protein: MNILLIYPPQVRSFMPHLALPLVKQELVRRGHNCKIIDLNLKFYLHVLNKVTLSDSQKKIEKDIELFKQKADFSQEELILFARKSSALIRSQYIIDNIDLALEIFNGQKFYDFGNYKFALKIFEEALELFSSNYGFTDIGVSRFRMRYGVSNSNELLQACEDERENPFIKLFPNWIQSELEVFKPDAIAITFSMDEQLIPGFTLAKYLRKKWRGLMVAGGGMITRLKNELPEHAVLSQIFDEYYPYANASKFCDLLDIKEKRTYRAPDKFSDLCPDFSDLPLDDYLAPVRLLPFELTIGCSYAKCFYCNHYKTYGDYRYGDASSAANHLKVLSEKYNTKHFYFVDEDLVPKFGEELSVCLKEMKVEIYWMIFGRLHTAWKKETFKKLKDGGCKRLIWGLDSVTDRIQVKMNKFTDLKYAEDLLQWSSNYGITNSLNFMVGYPTETKEEAMNIIDFLQKNKSSLQNVGTAIAVSNFMLVKDAAWDKMEVLPKVKKDEDLAIYYEFDVKEGLTMEETPAFAQEIQDIGVDVLSVGKYNPALRELALLYCSRYNCIDEIPISHIEGNTSGIKIHYLPINLESLYKKINNAMSELPFTSEQFKSNWWRIVDEKKIEDENVGNVYSYKLKTNYNEVCFQLPIYLELVIK; the protein is encoded by the coding sequence ATGAACATATTACTAATTTACCCGCCACAAGTTCGTTCGTTCATGCCACACCTTGCTTTACCATTAGTAAAGCAAGAACTCGTTAGACGTGGACATAATTGTAAAATTATTGATTTGAATTTGAAGTTTTATTTGCATGTATTAAACAAAGTAACGCTGAGTGATTCACAAAAAAAAATTGAAAAGGACATAGAACTTTTTAAACAAAAAGCAGATTTTTCCCAAGAAGAACTTATATTATTTGCGCGAAAATCTTCTGCTTTGATTCGTTCGCAATATATAATTGATAACATCGATCTTGCATTAGAAATATTCAACGGGCAAAAATTCTACGATTTTGGAAATTACAAATTTGCTTTAAAAATTTTTGAAGAAGCATTGGAACTTTTTTCAAGTAATTATGGTTTTACGGACATTGGAGTGTCAAGATTTAGAATGAGATATGGAGTTAGTAATAGCAATGAACTTTTGCAAGCTTGCGAAGATGAAAGGGAGAATCCATTTATAAAATTATTTCCTAACTGGATTCAATCTGAATTGGAGGTCTTTAAACCCGATGCGATTGCAATTACTTTTTCTATGGATGAGCAATTGATTCCAGGATTTACTTTAGCAAAATATTTAAGAAAAAAATGGAGAGGGTTAATGGTTGCTGGAGGTGGAATGATAACACGTTTGAAAAATGAACTGCCTGAGCATGCTGTACTTTCTCAAATATTTGATGAGTATTATCCATATGCTAATGCCTCAAAATTCTGTGACCTTCTTGATATTAAAGAAAAGAGAACATATAGAGCACCTGATAAATTTTCAGATTTGTGCCCTGACTTTTCAGATCTTCCTCTTGATGACTATTTGGCACCTGTAAGATTATTACCATTTGAATTAACTATTGGTTGTAGTTATGCAAAATGTTTTTACTGCAATCACTATAAAACATATGGAGATTATAGATATGGAGATGCTTCATCTGCTGCCAATCATTTAAAAGTTTTGTCAGAAAAGTATAATACGAAGCATTTCTATTTCGTTGATGAGGATCTTGTCCCAAAATTTGGGGAAGAATTATCTGTTTGTTTAAAAGAGATGAAAGTAGAAATCTATTGGATGATTTTTGGAAGATTACACACAGCATGGAAAAAAGAAACTTTTAAAAAATTAAAAGATGGAGGTTGTAAAAGGCTTATATGGGGGTTAGATAGTGTTACAGATAGGATTCAAGTTAAGATGAATAAGTTCACAGACTTAAAATATGCTGAAGATTTACTGCAATGGTCATCGAATTATGGTATCACAAATTCATTGAATTTTATGGTTGGTTATCCTACAGAAACAAAAGAAGAAGCCATGAATATTATTGACTTTCTCCAAAAGAATAAATCTTCATTGCAGAATGTTGGGACTGCAATTGCTGTATCAAACTTTATGTTGGTTAAAGATGCAGCTTGGGACAAAATGGAAGTGTTACCCAAAGTCAAGAAAGATGAAGATTTAGCAATATACTATGAATTTGATGTTAAAGAGGGCTTAACAATGGAAGAAACGCCAGCCTTTGCTCAAGAGATACAAGATATCGGAGTTGATGTACTTTCTGTAGGTAAATATAATCCAGCTCTGAGAGAACTCGCACTCTTATATTGCTCCCGTTATAATTGTATAGATGAAATTCCCATAAGTCATATTGAAGGTAATACCTCTGGTATCAAAATACACTATTTACCTATAAACCTTGAATCCTTATATAAAAAGATAAATAATGCAATGTCCGAATTGCCATTCACTTCGGAGCAGTTTAAATCAAATTGGTGGAGAATAGTTGATGAAAAAAAAATTGAGGATGAAAATGTAGGAAATGTTTATTCTTATAAATTAAAAACAAACTATAATGAAGTTTGTTTTCAGTTACCAATTTATCTAGAATTAGTTATTAAATAA
- a CDS encoding N-acetyltransferase family protein: MKIVKIKSSDYKDIQRIYNYYVLKTPFTFSDDLMKDSEAIKLTNEGIKYAGYIALKDEMIIGFGIAYPFRVENIFSRTIKLTYFLNPAYLGKGIGTKILNQLFAELKEKGFRDIIVNISSLNKSSIEFHKKKGFVECGFFQNIGIIKGQEISMVWMQKKI; this comes from the coding sequence ATGAAAATTGTAAAAATTAAATCTTCGGATTACAAAGACATTCAGAGAATATACAATTATTACGTACTAAAAACACCCTTTACTTTTTCTGATGATTTAATGAAAGATAGTGAGGCCATTAAATTAACTAACGAGGGAATAAAATATGCGGGGTACATTGCTTTGAAAGATGAGATGATTATAGGTTTTGGTATTGCTTATCCTTTTCGAGTAGAAAACATTTTTAGTAGGACAATAAAATTGACATATTTTTTAAATCCTGCTTATTTAGGAAAAGGAATAGGAACTAAAATTTTAAATCAGCTTTTTGCAGAATTAAAAGAAAAAGGATTCAGAGATATAATAGTTAATATATCTTCTTTAAATAAATCAAGCATTGAATTTCATAAAAAAAAGGGGTTTGTTGAGTGTGGTTTTTTTCAAAATATTGGCATAATTAAAGGACAGGAGATTAGTATGGTATGGATGCAAAAGAAAATATAG
- a CDS encoding helix-turn-helix domain-containing protein, protein MIEIFQKLSKHNHQEITETTLLTSPTDYIGGSVTNEHRLLFFDNNQSESIYIDFATYKITIDKLYYIPAKHLLYLPNTIKQFYCILIPTCLINDIEKSILFSLYYKNDKSIKCDLSFTELKSKTESKRFLSELVFHINNKSHPSLQYIKIGEKFLQILYKTKISHKLTLQSLSNELDITDKTLQRVCNTVYSVSPIAIIRYHLLLKAVFIIISKKLTPFYQIADELGFEEVSTFNRYIKTILQYTPTTIRKQYSHIIL, encoded by the coding sequence ATGATTGAAATATTCCAAAAACTTAGCAAACACAACCACCAAGAAATAACTGAAACTACCCTATTGACTAGTCCTACAGATTATATCGGAGGCTCTGTAACTAATGAGCACAGATTACTGTTTTTTGATAATAACCAAAGTGAATCTATATATATAGATTTTGCAACTTACAAGATAACAATTGACAAATTGTATTACATCCCAGCGAAACACTTACTTTATTTGCCTAACACAATAAAACAATTTTATTGTATCTTAATACCAACTTGTCTGATTAACGATATTGAAAAATCAATTCTTTTCAGCTTATATTACAAAAATGATAAATCAATAAAATGCGATTTATCATTTACGGAACTGAAATCAAAAACTGAATCGAAGAGATTTCTCTCCGAATTGGTGTTTCATATAAATAATAAGAGTCATCCATCGTTGCAATACATTAAAATTGGGGAAAAGTTTTTGCAAATCCTATATAAAACTAAAATTTCTCACAAACTAACACTACAAAGTTTGTCTAACGAGCTTGATATTACAGATAAAACACTACAAAGAGTATGCAATACGGTGTATTCGGTTAGTCCCATTGCTATTATCCGTTACCATTTGCTATTAAAAGCTGTTTTTATTATTATCAGTAAAAAGCTAACTCCTTTTTATCAAATAGCAGACGAATTGGGATTTGAAGAAGTAAGTACATTTAATAGATACATAAAAACTATACTGCAGTATACTCCCACAACAATTCGAAAACAATATAGTCACATTATTTTGTAA
- a CDS encoding beta-galactosidase codes for MKLIRRKFKKSVLTFLIAMVCVGTNAQKFEKYFPKKDLTTVGVYYYPEHWDESQWDRDLKKIAEMGFEFTHFAEFAWAQLEPQEGVYDFKWLDKAVAIAAKYKLKIVMCTSTATPPVWLVRKHPDVLVTYEDGTKSDHGSRQHASFSSNYYRSYSLKMVEQLAKKYGNNKNIIGWQIDNEPARFLDYGADAQQRYRNWLKEKYQNIDTLNKAWGNSFWSGIYSDFSEINIPLHKEWGMNLHSQLDHYRFADEETATFLDSQAAVIRKYVSKDQWITSNYRPAYDESFIGMSKEFDFDCYTRYMVYGGSLGIGKNGYRLGDYAAIGMANDFFRPLKGMYGCMELQPGQVNWGSINPQPLPGSVRMWLWHVFAGGSKFECTYRFRAPLYGYEQYHYGIVGTDGVTPTPGGLEFSQFIKEIETLRKNYNAKAELPDYYLKRKTGILFNPDNVMGIELNKQTKEWNTINHFLKYYKASKSIGAPVDFVRDTTDFSRYPFLIVPAYQMIDQKLIDKLTLYAKNGGNLIMSCRSGIQNRQGHLWEAKFYEPIWSLIGSQIESYDLLMPHSPGAIKFENQEFAWTSWGDLLKPDKETEIWATYQGDFYAGTASVISHKLGKGTVTYVGTDSKNGDLEKQVIRKLYKQQNAPIEDYPEGVMVDYRDGFGIAVNYSDKPYNFNLPKGSKIIFGTQSIKTADVLVWKY; via the coding sequence ATGAAGCTTATTAGAAGAAAATTCAAAAAGTCCGTGCTAACTTTTTTGATTGCAATGGTTTGTGTTGGGACAAATGCTCAAAAGTTTGAAAAGTACTTTCCCAAAAAAGATCTGACTACTGTAGGAGTTTATTATTATCCCGAGCATTGGGATGAAAGCCAATGGGATCGAGATTTGAAAAAAATTGCAGAAATGGGCTTTGAGTTCACTCATTTTGCAGAATTTGCTTGGGCACAGTTGGAACCACAAGAAGGAGTTTATGATTTTAAATGGCTTGATAAAGCAGTAGCAATTGCAGCAAAATACAAACTAAAAATTGTCATGTGCACTTCTACAGCAACGCCTCCCGTGTGGCTGGTGCGCAAGCATCCTGATGTACTCGTTACGTATGAGGATGGGACCAAAAGTGATCACGGTTCTAGACAACACGCCTCATTTTCGAGCAATTACTATAGAAGTTATTCTTTAAAAATGGTCGAGCAATTGGCAAAAAAATATGGAAATAACAAAAATATCATTGGTTGGCAAATAGATAATGAACCAGCACGTTTTCTGGATTATGGAGCAGATGCACAACAACGTTACCGCAATTGGCTAAAGGAAAAATATCAGAATATCGATACTCTTAATAAAGCTTGGGGCAATAGTTTTTGGAGTGGTATTTATTCTGATTTCAGTGAAATAAATATTCCCTTGCATAAAGAATGGGGAATGAATTTGCATTCGCAATTGGATCATTACAGATTTGCTGATGAGGAAACTGCTACTTTTCTGGATTCTCAAGCGGCAGTCATTCGCAAATATGTAAGCAAGGATCAGTGGATTACTTCTAACTACAGACCTGCTTATGATGAGAGTTTTATTGGTATGAGCAAAGAATTTGATTTTGATTGCTACACTCGTTATATGGTTTATGGCGGAAGTTTAGGGATAGGGAAAAATGGATATCGTTTGGGAGATTACGCCGCTATCGGAATGGCTAATGATTTTTTCAGACCGCTTAAAGGAATGTATGGTTGTATGGAATTACAACCGGGGCAAGTAAACTGGGGAAGCATTAATCCGCAACCTTTGCCGGGCAGTGTTCGAATGTGGCTTTGGCATGTTTTTGCAGGAGGCAGTAAATTCGAATGTACGTATCGTTTCCGTGCTCCTTTGTATGGTTATGAGCAGTATCACTATGGTATCGTTGGTACAGATGGCGTAACGCCAACACCGGGCGGACTGGAATTCAGCCAATTTATAAAAGAAATAGAAACACTTCGAAAAAACTATAACGCAAAGGCAGAATTACCAGACTACTATCTAAAACGCAAAACAGGAATTTTATTTAATCCGGATAATGTGATGGGGATCGAATTGAACAAACAGACCAAAGAATGGAATACGATTAATCACTTTTTAAAATATTATAAAGCTTCAAAGTCAATTGGTGCGCCAGTTGATTTTGTCAGAGACACAACAGATTTTTCAAGATATCCTTTCTTGATCGTGCCGGCTTATCAAATGATCGATCAAAAATTGATTGATAAATTAACCTTGTACGCAAAAAATGGTGGGAATTTAATCATGAGTTGCCGATCTGGAATCCAAAATCGTCAAGGACATCTTTGGGAAGCAAAATTTTATGAGCCGATTTGGAGTTTGATAGGATCTCAAATAGAATCCTATGATTTATTAATGCCTCATTCTCCTGGTGCTATTAAATTTGAAAATCAAGAGTTTGCGTGGACAAGTTGGGGCGATTTACTAAAACCAGATAAAGAAACAGAAATCTGGGCAACTTATCAAGGTGATTTTTATGCAGGTACGGCATCTGTCATTTCACATAAATTGGGAAAAGGAACCGTGACATATGTTGGTACAGATTCGAAAAATGGCGACTTAGAAAAACAAGTAATCAGAAAATTATACAAACAGCAAAACGCACCTATAGAAGATTATCCAGAAGGAGTAATGGTCGATTATCGCGATGGTTTCGGAATAGCAGTTAACTATTCTGATAAGCCTTATAATTTCAATTTGCCAAAAGGCTCGAAAATTATCTTTGGAACTCAGTCTATAAAAACGGCTGATGTTTTGGTGTGGAAATATTGA
- a CDS encoding DMT family transporter yields the protein MKNSYFLLHLAVFLAGFTGVFGKLITLNEGLLTFYRVLFSAMILFILTRILKIGSDTTNSEKKSIGKVGILITVHWVFFYASIKYSNISIGVICYCLTSFFTAIFKPLIDKTNFKFTELVLSTLTLAGISLIFHFDASYQLGIILGVISSAFAALYTIYNERLFQFYDSRLINYYQMVSGSIFLLVLLPAYLYFFPVETIFPNLSNTIYLILLALFCTVGLYVLFAEVLKKIPAFTVNLTFNLEPIYAIVIAFLFFNESKSVNASFYIGILFIISSVALQSYASSKANSK from the coding sequence ATGAAAAATTCTTATTTCTTATTGCATCTAGCCGTTTTTCTGGCTGGATTCACTGGTGTATTTGGCAAACTGATAACACTCAATGAAGGTTTGTTGACATTCTACCGAGTTCTCTTTTCGGCAATGATTTTATTTATCCTCACCCGAATTTTAAAAATTGGAAGCGATACCACAAATTCCGAAAAAAAATCAATTGGCAAAGTTGGAATATTGATTACCGTTCACTGGGTATTTTTCTATGCCAGCATTAAATATTCAAATATTTCTATTGGCGTAATTTGTTACTGTTTGACTAGCTTTTTTACAGCGATTTTTAAGCCTTTAATTGATAAAACGAATTTCAAATTTACCGAATTAGTGCTGAGCACTTTGACTTTGGCAGGAATCAGTCTAATATTTCACTTTGATGCTTCTTATCAATTGGGAATTATTCTTGGCGTGATTTCTTCGGCTTTTGCAGCGCTTTATACCATTTATAATGAGCGTTTGTTTCAGTTTTACGACAGCAGGCTTATCAATTATTACCAAATGGTTTCGGGCTCAATTTTCCTTCTTGTTTTATTGCCAGCTTATTTATACTTTTTTCCGGTAGAAACTATTTTTCCTAATTTAAGCAATACGATTTATCTCATTTTGCTGGCATTATTTTGCACCGTAGGGCTTTATGTTTTATTTGCCGAAGTATTAAAAAAGATTCCGGCTTTTACCGTAAATCTAACTTTTAACTTAGAACCCATTTATGCTATTGTGATTGCTTTTCTTTTTTTCAATGAAAGCAAATCAGTAAACGCTTCTTTTTATATCGGAATACTTTTTATTATAAGTTCTGTTGCATTGCAATCGTATGCATCTTCAAAAGCAAATTCTAAATAA
- a CDS encoding SusD/RagB family nutrient-binding outer membrane lipoprotein, producing the protein MLKKLLYITLFALTLGSCNDDTLDDINKNPNATETPLAPYLLTGSLKQGADLYWGDGNNFNSSLLFVQHWAKIQYTEPDRYDVSNTSFTSLWNTGYATLITDLNTIINFPADQANSNYKGIALTLRSWTFLLLTDAYGNIPYKEAGLKVTPAYNTQKEVYVGLLEDLKQAQSQLSAANGAVTGDLVYKGDIAKWKKFVNSLRLRIALRISDREPALAKQAAIDATSDAGGLISSNADTFKFTYISSPQQNPASAWFETRDDFRISKTMVDKLYELLDPRLPVYAQLPSDASVGKYVGGANGLSNSDANSQGFAKTSKPGTYFLTSTSPAVIASYSETLFNLAEAVARGYISGDAEQYYKNAITASFTQFGITDVAAISNYLNQASVKYDATNYAKSIGTQKWIAFYGQGLDAFTEWRRLDYPVLKAGPATVLDGQIPSRFFYPGTEQSLNGDSYKAAVANQGKDLLTTKLWFDVK; encoded by the coding sequence ATGCTGAAAAAACTATTATATATTACACTATTTGCATTGACGCTGGGTTCTTGCAATGATGATACTTTGGATGATATCAATAAAAATCCAAATGCAACCGAAACGCCATTAGCACCTTATTTATTAACAGGATCTTTGAAACAGGGAGCCGATTTGTATTGGGGAGATGGAAATAACTTTAACTCGTCGTTATTATTTGTACAACATTGGGCGAAAATCCAATATACAGAGCCGGATCGATATGATGTTTCAAATACGTCATTCACTTCTTTATGGAATACTGGGTACGCGACATTGATAACAGATTTGAATACGATTATCAATTTTCCAGCAGACCAGGCCAATTCAAATTATAAAGGAATTGCATTGACATTGCGTTCTTGGACATTTTTATTGCTGACAGACGCTTATGGAAATATTCCGTATAAAGAAGCAGGTTTAAAAGTAACACCAGCATATAATACACAAAAAGAAGTTTATGTCGGATTACTTGAAGATTTAAAACAGGCACAGTCTCAGTTAAGTGCTGCAAACGGTGCTGTAACAGGAGACTTGGTGTACAAAGGCGATATTGCAAAATGGAAAAAATTTGTGAATTCGCTTCGCTTACGAATTGCATTAAGAATTTCTGATAGAGAACCAGCTTTAGCAAAACAAGCAGCGATTGATGCCACAAGCGATGCAGGCGGATTAATTAGCAGTAATGCCGATACTTTCAAATTTACTTACATCAGTTCACCTCAACAAAATCCGGCTTCGGCTTGGTTTGAAACTCGTGATGATTTCCGAATTTCAAAAACAATGGTGGATAAATTATATGAATTGTTAGATCCGCGTTTGCCAGTTTATGCGCAATTGCCATCAGATGCTAGCGTAGGCAAATATGTTGGAGGAGCCAACGGATTATCGAACAGTGATGCCAACAGCCAAGGTTTTGCCAAAACATCAAAACCGGGAACATACTTTTTAACCTCAACGTCACCAGCGGTAATTGCTTCTTATTCAGAAACGTTGTTTAATCTTGCTGAGGCTGTGGCGCGTGGCTATATTTCTGGAGATGCTGAACAGTATTATAAAAACGCTATTACGGCTTCGTTCACGCAATTTGGAATTACGGATGTAGCTGCGATTTCGAATTATTTGAATCAGGCAAGTGTAAAATACGATGCTACAAATTATGCTAAATCAATTGGTACACAAAAATGGATCGCTTTCTACGGACAAGGCCTTGATGCTTTTACAGAATGGAGAAGATTGGATTATCCTGTTCTGAAAGCGGGTCCAGCAACAGTTCTAGATGGTCAAATTCCTTCTCGTTTCTTTTACCCAGGAACAGAACAATCTTTAAACGGAGACAGTTATAAAGCTGCGGTTGCCAATCAAGGCAAAGATTTGCTGACAACGAAACTTTGGTTTGATGTAAAATAA
- a CDS encoding SusC/RagA family TonB-linked outer membrane protein, translating into MKKKLNRYILLCIFLISIGVKAQETKPLIQSKLEGTVVDAVTKEPVIGASVNIKGTTHGVVTDLDGKFFFQTGQKFPYTLIISYLGYKKTEVIVQKNAVVIALEQEQNALSEVVVTALGITKEKKSLGYTTQSLKGKELVNTKETNFLNSLTGKLAGVRITNSQGDMGSSRIIIRGETSIAGNNQPLFVVDGVPVDNSQLNFGGATRDFRNAIADLNPQDIETLTVLKGPNAAALYGSRAAHGVVLITTKSGKGQKGLGISVNSGITISQVSTLPAFQNSYGQGSNGKFSYVDGKGGGVNDGVDESWGPRLDGRLIPQFYSNGVAVPFVAHPNNVKDFFNTGLTYDNSVSVAKSDEKSDFRLGVNNQKQLGTVPNSEINKTNFTINTNYQISKNVKVGVNANYIVTDAPQLPGGPSGGRAAGVMLQFLWFGRQVDINDLQNDWTRNWNNSYYSNPYWNAYYNTTSQQRNRLIGDIHLDAKIIDGLNFRFRTGTDYYNDRRKYTIKYGTNGTPFGSYAEDAYTVNERNTEGIFQYTKNLNDDFSLDALAGFNVRNHSDANNYQKAPRLAVPDLYTLTNSRDPLTSSNSYSRLRVYSAYASAQLGFRNYAFLNVTARNDWSSTLPSNNRSYFYPSINGSVVLTDALKIKSNTLDFLKVRGGWSEVGNDADPYQLSTVYNFQTAFDGNPIQTSSQKKLNENLKPETTRSSEVGLEAAFWKNRLRFDAAYYNTNSFDQILEIKTTASSGYNSQLINAGKINNHGVEIQLDGTPIQTKDFKWNIGVNYSKNTSKVEILDYDQKIQNYTIGSSGGVDVLASVGQAYGALYGTAYERDANGNIVVGANGLPKADPTKRVLGHYTPDYLAGATNTFTYKNLELSVLVDASVGGELFSGTNRTGNYTGVLAQTLPGRGAENGGLSYYYPGNNTSNPKTLVTGGAAPSNVTVYDDGMIFGGVFADGTPNNKVISAQEYYKASYNISEAYIYSSTYVKLREVRLTYNVDKKIAKKLGLDGASITAAGRNLLFIYKDVPNIDPETAFNTGNAQGLESLALPTTRNFSLNVNLKF; encoded by the coding sequence ATGAAAAAAAAATTAAATAGATATATTCTGTTGTGTATTTTCTTGATTTCCATAGGGGTTAAGGCACAAGAGACGAAACCGTTAATCCAGTCAAAACTTGAAGGAACAGTAGTTGATGCAGTTACAAAAGAGCCTGTTATTGGGGCTTCGGTCAATATTAAAGGAACAACGCACGGAGTGGTAACTGATTTAGATGGAAAGTTTTTTTTCCAAACTGGACAAAAATTCCCATATACATTAATAATAAGCTATTTAGGGTATAAAAAAACCGAAGTTATTGTTCAGAAAAATGCAGTTGTCATAGCTCTTGAACAAGAACAAAATGCATTGTCAGAAGTTGTTGTTACAGCGCTTGGAATTACAAAAGAAAAGAAATCGTTAGGATATACGACTCAATCGCTTAAGGGAAAGGAACTGGTGAATACAAAAGAAACGAATTTCTTAAACAGCCTTACAGGTAAATTAGCGGGGGTTCGTATTACGAATTCACAAGGAGACATGGGATCTTCGCGTATTATTATTCGTGGAGAAACTTCTATCGCGGGAAACAACCAACCGTTATTTGTTGTTGATGGAGTTCCTGTTGATAATTCTCAACTAAATTTTGGTGGAGCAACTCGTGATTTCAGAAATGCAATTGCCGATTTGAATCCACAGGATATTGAAACATTAACTGTATTGAAAGGACCAAACGCGGCGGCACTTTATGGATCGCGTGCGGCTCATGGTGTTGTTTTGATCACGACAAAATCTGGAAAAGGTCAAAAAGGATTAGGTATTAGCGTGAATTCTGGAATTACGATTTCTCAAGTGAGCACTTTGCCTGCTTTCCAAAATTCATACGGACAAGGTTCAAATGGAAAATTCAGCTATGTAGATGGTAAAGGTGGCGGTGTCAACGATGGAGTTGATGAAAGCTGGGGACCAAGATTAGACGGGCGCTTAATTCCGCAATTTTATTCAAATGGAGTTGCTGTGCCTTTTGTAGCGCATCCTAATAACGTAAAAGATTTCTTCAATACAGGGCTTACTTATGACAATAGTGTTTCGGTAGCCAAATCAGACGAAAAATCAGATTTTCGTTTGGGAGTGAACAATCAAAAACAATTGGGAACTGTACCAAATAGTGAAATAAACAAAACAAATTTTACTATTAATACAAATTACCAAATTTCTAAAAACGTAAAAGTTGGTGTGAATGCCAATTATATCGTTACTGATGCGCCACAACTTCCAGGTGGACCTTCAGGCGGACGTGCTGCAGGTGTGATGTTGCAGTTTCTTTGGTTCGGACGTCAAGTTGACATCAATGATCTTCAAAATGATTGGACAAGAAACTGGAACAACAGCTATTACAGCAATCCATATTGGAATGCGTATTACAACACTACAAGTCAGCAACGTAATCGTTTAATTGGAGATATTCATTTAGATGCAAAAATTATAGACGGACTTAATTTTAGATTCCGTACAGGAACTGACTATTATAATGATAGAAGAAAATATACGATTAAGTATGGCACAAACGGAACACCTTTCGGATCGTATGCTGAAGATGCTTACACAGTAAATGAAAGAAATACAGAAGGTATTTTTCAATATACAAAAAACTTGAACGACGATTTTAGTTTGGATGCGCTTGCGGGATTCAACGTGCGTAACCATAGTGATGCAAACAATTATCAAAAAGCGCCACGTTTGGCCGTACCAGATTTATACACGTTGACGAATTCACGTGATCCGTTGACTTCATCAAATTCGTATTCTCGTTTAAGAGTTTATAGTGCTTATGCTTCGGCGCAATTGGGTTTCAGAAATTATGCGTTTTTGAATGTTACCGCTCGTAACGACTGGTCATCAACATTGCCAAGCAATAATCGTTCTTATTTCTATCCTTCGATTAATGGTAGCGTTGTGTTGACCGATGCTTTGAAAATCAAAAGCAATACACTTGATTTCTTAAAAGTACGTGGAGGTTGGTCTGAAGTAGGAAATGACGCAGATCCGTACCAATTATCGACAGTTTACAATTTCCAAACGGCGTTTGATGGAAATCCGATTCAGACTTCTTCTCAGAAAAAATTGAATGAGAATTTGAAGCCAGAAACAACACGTTCAAGCGAAGTTGGTTTAGAAGCTGCTTTCTGGAAAAACAGATTGCGTTTTGATGCAGCTTATTATAACACGAACAGTTTTGACCAGATTTTAGAAATCAAAACAACAGCTTCAAGTGGCTATAATTCGCAATTAATCAATGCCGGAAAAATAAACAATCACGGTGTTGAAATTCAGTTGGACGGAACTCCAATTCAAACGAAAGATTTCAAATGGAACATTGGCGTAAATTATTCTAAGAATACAAGCAAAGTTGAAATTTTGGATTACGATCAAAAAATCCAAAACTATACTATTGGTTCATCAGGAGGTGTTGATGTTTTGGCATCAGTTGGGCAAGCTTATGGTGCACTTTACGGAACAGCTTATGAGCGCGATGCAAACGGAAATATCGTAGTAGGAGCAAACGGATTGCCAAAAGCAGATCCGACAAAAAGAGTTTTAGGACATTATACTCCAGATTATTTGGCAGGCGCTACGAACACATTTACATACAAAAATCTTGAACTTTCGGTTCTTGTTGATGCAAGCGTAGGAGGAGAGCTTTTCTCTGGAACAAACAGAACCGGAAACTACACAGGAGTTTTAGCACAGACGCTTCCGGGCCGTGGTGCTGAAAATGGCGGATTGAGCTATTATTATCCAGGAAACAATACTTCTAACCCAAAAACATTGGTAACTGGCGGAGCTGCTCCAAGCAATGTTACAGTTTATGATGACGGAATGATTTTCGGTGGTGTATTTGCAGATGGAACGCCAAACAATAAAGTAATCAGTGCGCAGGAATATTATAAAGCATCATACAATATCAGCGAAGCTTATATCTACAGTTCGACTTATGTAAAACTTAGAGAAGTTAGATTGACTTATAATGTTGACAAAAAAATAGCTAAGAAACTAGGATTAGATGGAGCAAGCATTACTGCTGCGGGCCGTAACTTATTGTTTATTTACAAAGATGTGCCAAATATTGATCCTGAAACAGCTTTCAATACTGGAAATGCACAAGGACTAGAAAGTTTAGCCTTGCCAACAACCAGAAATTTTAGCCTTAACGTTAATCTTAAATTTTAA